The following DNA comes from Ornithobacterium rhinotracheale DSM 15997.
TAGGAAATATCCCAAGTTCTTTTCCACCAGCGCATGTTTTCTTTTCCACGGAATTCAATGGAAACGGCACGGAAAATCAGACAAACCAAAAATAGCATAAATGGAATGTACATTGCCGAAAAAAGTGTGGCATAAAACAACGGAAAGCCCGCAAACAACGCACCACCACCGATGACAAGCCAAACCTCGTTACCATCCCACACAGGACCAATGGCATTGAGCGCAATACGGCGGTGATCTTCTCGCTTGAAAAATAAGTGCAACGCACCTGCGCCAAAGTCGAAGCCATCTAAAATGGCGTAACCCGAAAATAATGCACCTACTACCAAAAACCACCAAGTGGGATAATCGATTCCTAATAAAGTTTCCATAGGTATTGCTTAAATTTTAATTTGTTAAATTTCTATCTATAATTCTTTCGTTATAATCTTGGAACCATTTTTTTACCAATTCTTCCGCCTTTTGGTGCTGTGGTAAATTGCGTTCAGAGATTAAATTATGCGCCAAATCGGCGTTGTTTCGTTTATAAATCCCAATGACATCTTTGCCATCGAAGATGTAAATATAATCATTAATGATGAATTGATTATTCACGCCAGTAGAATTAACGATAATATTGGGCTCCTCGCTATTTTCTTGCACCAAACTGCGTCCCCAGCTACGGAAAGGCTTGTTGTAGCCAATCAAATCGGTGAGCGTAGGGTAGATGTCGATTTGTTGTGCAGGCGTGGCTACTTCGCCATGAAGATTATAGTTTTCATTTGGGCTAAAGAATAAAATCGGAATTGCAAAACGATTCATCGTTTTTTGATACTCAGGATAGTAGACTTGGTTGGTGTGATCTGCTACAATCACAAAAATCGTGTTGTGGTACCAAGGCATCTTTTCTGCCGTTTTGAAAAATTGTTTCAATGCAAAATCTGAGTACTCAATCGGTTCGTGAATTGGAATTTTTCCTTGTTTAAATTTTCCGTTGTATTTCTCAGGAATTTTAAACGGGTGATGAGACGAAACACTGAACAAAGTCGCCATAAAAGGCGATTGTTTTTGGTTAAGTGTCTTGGCAAAATATTGGAAAAATGGCTCGTCCCAGATTCCCCAAATTCCGTCGTAATCATCGTCGTTGTTGTATTCCGTTTTGCCATAATAATGATTAAATCCTAAAATATTCCCAAAGCCTAAAAAGCCCATGGAGCCATTAGGTGCCCCATGGAAAAACGAAGTATCGTAGCCCATATCGTTGCATACAGACACGATAGATTGTATTTTTTGATTGGCATACGGCGACGAGGTAAACGCATCTTTGAGCGAAGGAATTCCGCATAAAACCGAAGACATTCCGTGAATGGATTGTCTGCCATTGGCGTAAGCCTCGGTGAAAATTAAACTTTTGCCCGCCAAAGAATCCAAAAATGGCGTATAGGAAACAAAATCTGGAATTTGAGTATTTTTATTGAAAGCTCCGCTGTATTCTTTCCCAAAACTTTCCATGATAAAAATAACGATATTCGGTTTTTCGGGCGTTTCGCGAGGATAATATTTTATGGTCTTAATATCTCGCTCGGCCTCGGCGGTAGGATACCAATTTTCTTTTTTAAAACCATTGCTGCGAATTGTGCGAATCAGCGAAAAAGGGCTGTTCAGGACTAAATTCGCATTCACGGGCTTTTTGGTGTGGCGTCCCGCATCTACCATGTTGATGGGGCGTGTGCTATGCTGAAAATCACCACGGATTCCGCCCACGACTAAAACCGTAATCACGGCAATTTGCAATACCGAAATCCCAAAATATTTCCATAATTGCTCGGGCTTGTAGGTGCGAATTTTCACTTTCTTATACAAGAAAATCCAAAGAATCATCAGCCCAATGTACCAAATCGGTATTGAGGGTTGAGATTTTATAGCTTCCCAGAATACGCGTGCTAAATTGGTTTCGTGTCCCACGACATCGAACACGGCAGAGGTGAGCCTACTT
Coding sequences within:
- a CDS encoding LTA synthase family protein, giving the protein MKNWSRLNELKVLAYRLLLVFVFYQIARLLFYYYNADLLSVDSTKDLFRLCYYGTAFDTTAILYINSVFILLSILPLYINTRKGFQTFLMWWYFITNGIAYVLNFGDFVYFKFSQSRLTSAVFDVVGHETNLARVFWEAIKSQPSIPIWYIGLMILWIFLYKKVKIRTYKPEQLWKYFGISVLQIAVITVLVVGGIRGDFQHSTRPINMVDAGRHTKKPVNANLVLNSPFSLIRTIRSNGFKKENWYPTAEAERDIKTIKYYPRETPEKPNIVIFIMESFGKEYSGAFNKNTQIPDFVSYTPFLDSLAGKSLIFTEAYANGRQSIHGMSSVLCGIPSLKDAFTSSPYANQKIQSIVSVCNDMGYDTSFFHGAPNGSMGFLGFGNILGFNHYYGKTEYNNDDDYDGIWGIWDEPFFQYFAKTLNQKQSPFMATLFSVSSHHPFKIPEKYNGKFKQGKIPIHEPIEYSDFALKQFFKTAEKMPWYHNTIFVIVADHTNQVYYPEYQKTMNRFAIPILFFSPNENYNLHGEVATPAQQIDIYPTLTDLIGYNKPFRSWGRSLVQENSEEPNIIVNSTGVNNQFIINDYIYIFDGKDVIGIYKRNNADLAHNLISERNLPQHQKAEELVKKWFQDYNERIIDRNLTN